CGCGGCTGCGCTGCAACAGGTCCAGCAGCTGAAACGCTGCGGCCGCCTCGAAGCGATGCGGCAGCGCCAGAACCAGAAGCTGCCCTTCGCTGAATTCGAGGAGATCATCCAGCTTCAGGCGACATTCGCCCTTATCGGTCTTGTCGGCATCGTCGCCGCGCTTGCCGCGGGTAAGCAGCTGGCATAGCCGGCCGTAAGCCGCACGGTCACGCGGATAGACCAGGATGTCCGGCGTGCCGTCGATAAAGACGAGGCGCGAACCGACCAGAAGCTTCGGCCGGCATCTGACCTCGGGGTTTTCCAGCTCCTTGTAGGCCCGCACCACGCCGGCCAACGTGTTGTGATCGGCAATGCCGATGGCGGGAAGCCGCAATTCGCTCGCCTGCTGCACATATTCCTGCGGATGCGACCCGCCACGCAGGAACGAGAAATTCGTGGCGATGCCGATCTCGGCATAGGCCATGCCATCCATGCGGCTCATGCGAACAGTCCATGCACGAACCAGTTCGGCTGAGCGATTTCGCCCTCGCGCTGCGCGATCTCGCGATTGTACAAACCGTCGCGGTACAGCCAGAACCGCAGGCCGGCTTCGTCCTCGACGCGGAAATAATCGCGCGTCAGCATCTCGGCCGGGGAACGCCACCATTCCATGGCGACGCGCTCCGGACCTTCGACGCGCATCACCGTATGGGTGGCCCGCCGCCACTGAAACCACGCCGGCGGCCCATCCGGCACTTCCGCGATCACCTTGATCGCTTCCGGCCGCGCGAACAGCCGCAGCGGCCTCAAGGGAGGTTCGCTCTCCGCCCGTACCGGCCAGTCCGCCTGCTGGGCCGCAGCAAGATGATGCTGCGCCTGCGCCGCCAGTACCGCGCGTTCGGGAATATGGGTGTCCTGCGGCAAGTACACGACCACGCGCCGTCCGCCGATCCGCGCGGCGATGCGGTCGATCAGGGCCGCTAGTTCGTCATTGTCGTGCACCTTGGCGTCGAGATCGCGCTGCTGCTGCACGACGATCTCGACGCGGCTGGCCGACAGGCGAATGAGATCGAAGCCGAAACCGGGATCGAGCGGATCGTTCAGGGCATCGAGCCGCTCGCGAAACAGCCGGTCGATCACCTCGGCCTTGGTCACGGGCTGACCGGTGTCGACCGCGATCGCGCGAACGATCCCGTCGGTGCGGAAGAAATGGGCTTGCAGCTGCCGCGCGCCCTTGCCCTGCCGGTCCATCGCCGCGACCAGCATCCCGGCCAGACGCGACAGCGTTGCCGAGATCACGGCTTCGGTGGCGACCGGTTCAGAGAACCTTTTCTCCACGATGTAATCCGGCAGCGGTTTGCGCGGACTGATCGGCGCATCGCCCTGCCCCAGCGCGCCTTCCAGCAGGGTGGTGAAATCAGCGCCGAACCTTGCCGTGATCTCGTGACGCGCGCGCGCGGCCACATCGCCGATGGTTTTCAGCCCGGCGCGGCGCAGGCCGCGGGTGATGGCGTCAGCGGCGCCGAGCGCGGACACCGGCAGCGGCCCGACCGCAGCGGCTTCCTCGCCCTCGGCGATGATTTTTCCCGAAACATGGCGCGTCATCGTCCGCGCGCAGATCGAGGTACTGGCGATGCCTGCGCTGACGGCAAAGCCGTGCCGCGTCAGCGCGCCGCAGACGATATCCATCAGCGCGGCCTCGCCGCCGAACAGATGGGCGCAACCGGTGATGTCGAGAAACAGGCCATGCGGGGGGTCGAGCGCCACCAGCGGCGTGAAGCGGTCGCACCAACAGGCGATGTCGTCCAGCGCCCTGGCGTCGGCCGCCTCATCGGCATCGAACACTGTTATTTGCGGGCAGATGGCGCGGGCATTGGCGAGCGGCAGGCCGATCGAAAGCCCGAGGCGCGCGGCGGCGTCATCGAGCGCGAAAATGTGCAGCGCGTTGTTTTGCCTGGCGACGACGATGCTGGGACCGTTTTGCGTTGACGCGTTTTCTTCACGCGAACCGGCACCCACTTCGCTTGAAAACGCTTTGGTACTAACCAGCAAGTCGCCGACGCGCGCGAGCTGGCGCTTGATGCGATCGATGGGCAGGCGCGGCAGCCACAGGCTGAGGATACGCCGCCGGTTTCTCGAAAAGGCACTCATCACATTTCCATTCCATGATCCACCGCCCGACAGGGCCATGACGGTTGCGGACGAGTTGCGCGTCGAACACTGGCGCGCCCCACGCGCTCCCAAGCGCCGCAGGCATTAAAGCTGGAGCAGGCGGCGAATGCGCCGCGCGCACGATCCATCGTGTCTCCGCCGTCGAGGGCTGAGGTTCCGCCGCCACCCGCAGCACTAATCCGGTGACTCCGGAAGCCTGCGCCGCCAGCGTCAGCTTGCGGCTGGCGACGAGATCGAGCTGTCGTGTTTCGCCCCAGACTTCCAGCACCACGGCGCCAAGCGCATCGCAGGCCAGCGCGTCGGCGGCGGTGCGCAATGCGGCGTTGATGTCGGCGGCGCGCACCGTCACCACGAGGCGCGGATCGAGGCCGAGTTCGGCCAGCCCGCTCATCGACAGCGCGCCGGATTCCAGCTCGACGAAATCCTGCCGTACCCAGACCAGAGGCCGCCGCGTCGCCGCCCGCCCCGCCAGGCCTGCGATGAAGCCCGTCGCCGCGGCGCTCTGCCGTCCCTCGGCGAACACCTCGTGCACCGCGGCCAGCGCGAGGCCGCCCTGCAGCGTCGCATCCGCATCCGCATGCCCGAGCGCGACGCGCGCAGGCGCGTCGGCATGGGCCTCGATACGCTCGATGCTGCCGCGCAAACTCGCAAGCGTGTTCGTGCGTGCGCCGCTCATGCGCCGCTCCCTCTGGGATGGTGGCCGCCGCCGGTTCAGGAGAGAACCAGCGACCGGCCCATTTGTTCATGATATGTTCTAATATAAAGCTAATAGGCCCTGCGGAGTCAATCGAGATCCGCATTCACGATTTTCGTGAACAATTCCAATTGGATGTAAAGGAGCCTTCGACGCCCTGCCCGCATTGGCTCCCGGCTCGGCGCAGTGATAGCCTCAACGGGAAGCGGAAAACGCCCATGACCCCAGCGTCTCACCCCTCCGGCGTCAGCCTCGAAGCCTTGCGCGAGGAGGCCGCCGGCTGCCGCGCCTGTCCGCTCTGGAAAGATGCGACGCAGACCGTGTTCGGCGAAGGCCCGCCGCACGCATCACTGATGCTGGTCGGCGAGCAGCCCGGCGACAAGGAAGACCTCGCCGGCAGGCCGTTCGTGGGGCCTGCAGGAGTGATGCTCGACCGCGCGCTGGAACAGGTCGGCATCGACCGCAAGAAGGTCTACGTCACCAACGCGGTGAAGCATTTCAAATTCGTGAGGCGCGGAAAAATCCGCCTGCACCAGAAGCCGACGACGCCTGAAATCAGGGCATGCCGGCCATGGTACGAACGCGAACTCAAGTCGATCAAACCCGATCTGGTGGTGGCGATGGGCGCCACCGCGGCGCAAAGCGTGTTCGGCAAGATCACGCCGATCAACCGGAGCCGCGGCCGCCTGATCGATCTCGACGACGGCTGCAAAGCGCTGGTGACGGTGCATCCGTCCTATCTGTTGCGGCTGCCGGATGCGGCCGCCAAGGCGCGGGAATATCAGCGCTTTGTCGATGACTTGAAAATTGCCGCCGATCTCATGAGAAAATTGGCGCGCGCAGCGTAAGGATATGCACACCATTCATGCACGAGCTTCGCCGCAAGGATTTGACATTCATTCGCACAACCTTTAATTGTAAGTGTATTAGCGCCGTGACGTTCTCAGGGGTCGGCGCGCTGCGTGGCGGCCCTAGCCCCGGACGCTGCGCAGCGCGCCGCTCTTGCGGCGCGCGACAATCCCGCCATGTTCCGCCTCATCGCGATATCAGCCGCGCCGTCAACGTCGTGCGACGGAGGGGGCAGACGACGGCTCACGCCGCCAGCGTGTTCTCGACCAGCTTGATCCAGTATGACGTGCCGTAGACGATGGCGTCGTCGTTGAAGTTGTAGGCGGGATGGTGCAGGCCGGCGCTGTCGCCATTGCCGCAGAAGATGAACGCCCCCGGACGCGCCTCCAGCATGTAGGCGAAATCCTCCGCACCCATCAGCGGCGGCATCTCGTGCACGTTGGCGTCACCGGCAATTTCCTTCGCCACCTGGATCGCGAAATCGGTCTGCGAGGCGTGATTGATCACGACCGGATAGCCGCGTTCGTAGACCAGATCGATCCTGGCGCCGGTCATCTGCGCCACACCCGCAACCACCTCGCGCACCCGCTTCTCGATCAGTTCCCTCACGTCGGCCGTCAGAGTGCGGACGGTGCCCCGCAGTTCCGCAGTCTGCGGGATCACGTTGCGGGCGTTGCCGGCGTGGAATTCGCACATCGAAATCACGGCCGATTCCAGCGGATCGATGGTGCGCGCGACGATCGACTGCAAGGCGTTGATGAGCTGCGCGCCGACCAGGACGGAATCGATGCATTTGTGCGGCCGCGCCGCGTGGCCGCCGAGCCCTTCGATCCGGATGTCGATGGAATCGGTCGCCGCCATGATCGGCCCCTGCCGGATCGCGAAGGAACCGACGGGAATTCCCGGGCCGTTATGCATGCCGTAGACCTGATCGATGGCGAAGCGGTCCATCAGGCCGTCCTTGATCATCGCCGCGGCGCCGGCGCCGCCCTCCTCCGCCGGCTGAAAGATCACCACCGCGTCGCCGGCGAAATTCCGGGTCTCGGCGAGGTAGCGCGCCGCACCCAGCAGCATCGCGGTGTGCCCGTCATGGCCGCAGGCGTGCATCTTGCCCGGCGTCTTGGAGGCGTATGGCAGATCGGTCTCCTCCTCGATCGGCAGCGCGTCCATGTCGGCACGCAGCCCGATCACCTTGACGTCGCCCTTGCCGGCGGGCTTGCGGCCCTTGATGACGCCGACCACGCCGGTGACGCCGAGGCCGGTGGCGACCTCGTCGCAGCCGAATTCACGCAACCGGTCCGCCACAAATGCCGCGGTGCGGTGAACGTCGTAGAGCAATTCGGGGTTTTCATGGATATCGCGGCGCCAGGCCTGGATATCGGGTTGCAGATCGGCGACGCGGTTGACAATGGGCATGGGAAAAATCTCGGTTGGTTTGAGTGCTTCGTCCTCTCTAGCATGCAAGAACCGATCCGCCCAATACTCCTGCTGCGGACTGCGATACGCCGGACGGCCTGCCAAAGCCGTCATGGCCGGGCTTGTCCCGGCCATCCACGTCTGACTATTAGAGAAGGAAGACGTTATCAGAGAGGAAGTCGTGGATGCCCGGGACAAGCCCGGGCATGACGATCAATGGTAGACCACCGGAATTCGAACACATGCCGCGAAGGCTTGAAGGTGATTTCGACTATATCGTCGTCGGCGCGGGCACTGCCGGCTGCATCGTCGCCAACCGGCTGTCGGCCGATCCCACGAAGCGGGTGCTGATCCTGGAGGCCGGCGGCAACGACAACTGGATCTGGTTTCACATCCCGGTCGGCTATCTCTTCGCGATCGGCAATCCCCGTTCCGACTGGATGTTCCGGACCGAACCGGAACCCGGGCTCAACGGCCGTTCGCTGGCCTATCCCCGCGGCAAGGTGATCGGCGGCTGCTCCGCCATCAACGCCATGATCTCGATGCGGGGACAAGCCGCCGACTATGATCACTGGCGCCAGCTCGGCCTTGCCGGCTGGGGCTATGACGACGTGCTGCCGGCGTTCCGGCGGCTGGAGGATCATTTCCTTGGGCCAAGCGAGCATCATGGCTCAGGCGGCGGCTGGCGCATCGAAGCGCCGCGGTTGTCCTGGGCCATTCTCGACGCGGTTGGCGATGCCGCGGAAGAAATGGGCATCCGCAAGATTTCGGACTTCAACACCGGCGACAATGAGGGCGTCGGCTATTTCCATGTCAACCAGAAGCGCGGGCGCCGCTGGTCTTCCGCGCGGGGGTTCCTCAAGCCGGCATTGACGCGTCCCAACCTGCGGCTCGAAAAGGACGTGCTGGTCGACCGCCTGATCGTCGAGAATGGCCGCGCCGTCGGCGTGCGATTCATGCAGGGCGGCGAAGTGGTCGAGGCCCGCACCAAGGGCGAAGTGATCTTGAGCGCCGGCTCGATCGGCTCGACCCAGGTGCTGCACCGCTCCGGCATCGGCCCGGCCGACTGGCTGGCGCCGCTCGGCATCGATGTCGTGCTCGACCGCCAGGGCGTCGGACGCAATCTGCAGGATCATCTGCAGCAGCGCGCGATCTACAAGGTGCAGGGCGTCCGCACCCTCAACGAGACCTATTACTCGCTGTTTCGGCGCGGCCTGATGGGCCTCGACTATGCGTTCCGCCGCCGCGGCCCGCTGACCATGGCGCCGTCGCAGCTCGGGATCTTCACGCGCTCCGACGCTACCCGCGAGCACGCCAACATCCAGTTCCACGTGCAGCCGCTGTCGCTGGACAAGTTCGGCGATCCGCTGCACCGCTTCCCTGCGATCACCGTGAGCGCCTGCAATCTGCGGCCGACCTCGCGCGGCACCGTGCGCATTCGCTCGGCTCAGGCCGACCAGGCGCCGGCGATCGCGCCTAATTATTTGTCGACTGCCGAAGACCGCGAGGTCGCCGCCGACGCCATCCGCGCCACGCGACGGCTGATGAAGCAGCCGGTGCTCGCGCGCTATCATCCGGAAGAATATCTGCCGGGGCCCTCGGTCGGCGATGACGATGCCTCGCTGGCGAAAGCCGCCGGCGATATCGGCACCACGATCTTTCACCCCGTAGGCACCGCGAAGATGGGCACGGCCGGCGATCCGATGGCCGTGGTCGATGAGCGGCTGCGCTTTCACGGACTTGCCGGCCTGCGCGTGGTCGATGCCTCCATCATGCCTACGATCACGTCGGGGAATACCAACACCCCGACCGCGATGATCGCCGAAATGGGCGCGACGATGATTTTAGAGGATGGGCGCTGATCGGCCGCAGTGGCGCGGGAAGCCGCCCATCATACACGCGCCATCGTCACGTCATCCATTCTCTTTCGATCAAAGGTTGCAGCGCTCGATTACCAATATCCATCGAGCGATAACGAACCTTTAACTTTGATCCAACGTGCAATCATCCGTGCGACGAAAAAGTGACTATTGACATCGGGAAGCGCACGAGCAATCTAAGGTTGTTACGTTTGTTGACTCAGATCTGACCTGCGCGACCAAGTTGATGGTGGTCTCCAAATGAACTGTACGGTCCGATGAGACGAATGAACGAAGTCACGGCACGTTATGCCAGACGCTTCAAGACCGTGATCTTCGCGATGCTTCTCCTTGTCAGCGAGTGTGCGTCAACATCATGGGCAGCAATCTACCAAACTGGCCCGTTTCGGAGTGTCTGCAGCTCGGTTGAGATTTCGGCGGAGCCGGAGGTGTTTCAACGCTTTGTACATGCAACCGTCAATGAAATTGTCGCGCGCACGATCGAAGCGCGCTTGCGCACGCTGGGGCTTACCTATCCGGTCCTCGCAGGACCGGATTGTCTGAGGGAACGCGCAAGCGCGCCGCGGCAGTTGAGCCTCCAGTTCTATGCGCGTGCGGTTTCCGACCCCGAACACCCCCGCCGGCTGCTCATCTCCTTGATCATGCACAGCTACTACAAGGATACGACGGCGGAAGGCCCTTACCATCGCGATATCCCAAGGGCACACCACGAGTTCCCAACGGAAGTTAGTTTCTGTTCGGCGGAAACCGATCCTTCGCGCTGCCTGACTGATCGCGTGATCAACTACTTCGACGCGACCATGCTGAAAATCATTGAACGCGCTCAAGAACTCCAAAAAAGGGGACGATGATGACGGCAGCCCAGAATATTGCCGAGCTCCTAACCGGCTACAAATGGACAACCACCACCATCACCTACACCTTCATAACCGAGTACGCGCCTTACACGCCTGAAGGCTATCAAGAGCCAGGAGGGCCGACCCTTCTATCTGAGGAGCAAAAAGCCGCGACGAGGCAACTCTTTGCTGACGTTCAAAGCTTTCTTGGCGTCCAGTTCGTCGAAGTCGGCCAGGACAACAGCCAAGACCAGATAGGCCAAATCGCGATCGGAATGCGCGGCAACATCATATCGCCAGACGTTGCACTGACGAACGCCAATCTCAGCACTCCCGGTGACGGAGGTGATATATGGCTCAGAGCCGGATCATACGGCGACGGCGCGGTTACCAATCTTTTCCTTAATACTATGCTGCATGAGATCGGGCATGCACTTGGCTTGGGCCATCCATCGTTTGGAGGCGTGCAGAATACACCGCGTTACACTGTCGACTCAGACATTGCTGGTGACTTGGGACGTCCGACAAAACTGCAACTCTACGACATCAGCGCACTGCAATATCTTTATGGTGCTGCCAGCAGCCGAAATCCCGGCAACACTACATATTCCTACTCTTCAGGCGATCCAATGGAGTCCATTTGGGACACCGGCGGGAATGACACCATAACCGCAGCCGGCCGGTCGGCGAGCGTTGTGATCAACCTCAACGATACGGCATTCAGTTCGATCGGCTTTACAGCGAACAATCTAGAGGCGCCAAGCAAGAATATCTCGATTGCGAAAGGCGTCGTCATCGAAAACGCAATTGGCGGAAATGGCGCTGACGTTCTGATTGGAAACGCTACCGGGAACACGCTAACCGGAAATGACGGAGATGATTTCATCTTTGGCGACGAGGTCACGGCCCGCGGATTCTTTCCGGCAGCCGGAGCCTCAGCGACAATACGCGGAATCTACTGGGACGGCGACTTGCTCTCTGTCGGCACTTACCAAACGGCAGGTACGGACTCGACAACCGACAATGACGTCATCGATGCCGGAGCGGGAGCCGATTGGGTGTTCGCCGGAAAGGGCGCCGATAAGGTGGATGGCGGAGCCGGCAACGATTTCCTCGATGGCGGCGACCAGATTGACGAGATGGCCTACAATGGCATCAGCGGCAACGTGCAGATTCAGAAGCTTGCAGCGTCGTCGGTCCCCAATGACATTGCCGCGAACGGACAGCCCGTATTCCAGATAACCGTCCAGAGGAATGGCAGCTCCGAGATCGACACGATTCGCGGGTTTGAAACGG
The genomic region above belongs to Bradyrhizobium sediminis and contains:
- a CDS encoding GMC family oxidoreductase, coding for MPRRLEGDFDYIVVGAGTAGCIVANRLSADPTKRVLILEAGGNDNWIWFHIPVGYLFAIGNPRSDWMFRTEPEPGLNGRSLAYPRGKVIGGCSAINAMISMRGQAADYDHWRQLGLAGWGYDDVLPAFRRLEDHFLGPSEHHGSGGGWRIEAPRLSWAILDAVGDAAEEMGIRKISDFNTGDNEGVGYFHVNQKRGRRWSSARGFLKPALTRPNLRLEKDVLVDRLIVENGRAVGVRFMQGGEVVEARTKGEVILSAGSIGSTQVLHRSGIGPADWLAPLGIDVVLDRQGVGRNLQDHLQQRAIYKVQGVRTLNETYYSLFRRGLMGLDYAFRRRGPLTMAPSQLGIFTRSDATREHANIQFHVQPLSLDKFGDPLHRFPAITVSACNLRPTSRGTVRIRSAQADQAPAIAPNYLSTAEDREVAADAIRATRRLMKQPVLARYHPEEYLPGPSVGDDDASLAKAAGDIGTTIFHPVGTAKMGTAGDPMAVVDERLRFHGLAGLRVVDASIMPTITSGNTNTPTAMIAEMGATMILEDGR
- a CDS encoding M10 family metallopeptidase C-terminal domain-containing protein; its protein translation is MTAAQNIAELLTGYKWTTTTITYTFITEYAPYTPEGYQEPGGPTLLSEEQKAATRQLFADVQSFLGVQFVEVGQDNSQDQIGQIAIGMRGNIISPDVALTNANLSTPGDGGDIWLRAGSYGDGAVTNLFLNTMLHEIGHALGLGHPSFGGVQNTPRYTVDSDIAGDLGRPTKLQLYDISALQYLYGAASSRNPGNTTYSYSSGDPMESIWDTGGNDTITAAGRSASVVINLNDTAFSSIGFTANNLEAPSKNISIAKGVVIENAIGGNGADVLIGNATGNTLTGNDGDDFIFGDEVTARGFFPAAGASATIRGIYWDGDLLSVGTYQTAGTDSTTDNDVIDAGAGADWVFAGKGADKVDGGAGNDFLDGGDQIDEMAYNGISGNVQIQKLAASSVPNDIAANGQPVFQITVQRNGSSEIDTIRGFETVSFGDGSQKFKGDFSLGDDSLLLDGGAGVDSFDFSTASNSITIYTGPVNGEENSVISGMGVSLKNFEAFVGSANNDVFWFNDGDQLLYGRSGDDNLSGGIGNDVLEGGEGEDILYGGDGADTFILGDGFDFIMDADAGDRLFIRLPAIAGNGSGETVVPILGGFFENTAWDPGPHGTTIGDSAAIFKPRDVIWGEADASLYQSLGTDFQIDFWLDGTDLIVSINTQAGEQVGGAVIVGYEPGDLGLVFEEKISPYQVDGVRSWFDEAELAWEAGHKALLNNGVFGSIQQASDFII
- a CDS encoding M20 aminoacylase family protein codes for the protein MPIVNRVADLQPDIQAWRRDIHENPELLYDVHRTAAFVADRLREFGCDEVATGLGVTGVVGVIKGRKPAGKGDVKVIGLRADMDALPIEEETDLPYASKTPGKMHACGHDGHTAMLLGAARYLAETRNFAGDAVVIFQPAEEGGAGAAAMIKDGLMDRFAIDQVYGMHNGPGIPVGSFAIRQGPIMAATDSIDIRIEGLGGHAARPHKCIDSVLVGAQLINALQSIVARTIDPLESAVISMCEFHAGNARNVIPQTAELRGTVRTLTADVRELIEKRVREVVAGVAQMTGARIDLVYERGYPVVINHASQTDFAIQVAKEIAGDANVHEMPPLMGAEDFAYMLEARPGAFIFCGNGDSAGLHHPAYNFNDDAIVYGTSYWIKLVENTLAA
- a CDS encoding Y-family DNA polymerase gives rise to the protein MSAFSRNRRRILSLWLPRLPIDRIKRQLARVGDLLVSTKAFSSEVGAGSREENASTQNGPSIVVARQNNALHIFALDDAAARLGLSIGLPLANARAICPQITVFDADEAADARALDDIACWCDRFTPLVALDPPHGLFLDITGCAHLFGGEAALMDIVCGALTRHGFAVSAGIASTSICARTMTRHVSGKIIAEGEEAAAVGPLPVSALGAADAITRGLRRAGLKTIGDVAARARHEITARFGADFTTLLEGALGQGDAPISPRKPLPDYIVEKRFSEPVATEAVISATLSRLAGMLVAAMDRQGKGARQLQAHFFRTDGIVRAIAVDTGQPVTKAEVIDRLFRERLDALNDPLDPGFGFDLIRLSASRVEIVVQQQRDLDAKVHDNDELAALIDRIAARIGGRRVVVYLPQDTHIPERAVLAAQAQHHLAAAQQADWPVRAESEPPLRPLRLFARPEAIKVIAEVPDGPPAWFQWRRATHTVMRVEGPERVAMEWWRSPAEMLTRDYFRVEDEAGLRFWLYRDGLYNREIAQREGEIAQPNWFVHGLFA
- a CDS encoding ImuA family protein; translated protein: MSGARTNTLASLRGSIERIEAHADAPARVALGHADADATLQGGLALAAVHEVFAEGRQSAAATGFIAGLAGRAATRRPLVWVRQDFVELESGALSMSGLAELGLDPRLVVTVRAADINAALRTAADALACDALGAVVLEVWGETRQLDLVASRKLTLAAQASGVTGLVLRVAAEPQPSTAETRWIVRAAHSPPAPALMPAALGSAWGAPVFDAQLVRNRHGPVGRWIMEWKCDECLFEKPAAYPQPVAAAPAHRSHQAPARARRRLAG